The Clostridia bacterium genomic interval CGATTTCTCCTTTGGCCTCCCTCAGCTCGGGCGGAATGTACTGGAGGCCCAGGGCCTGATAAATGGCTGACTCTGAACCCAGGTTCAGGAATTCCTCAAACCCCTCGGAGCCCCGGCGGATGAGGTCACCTCGCCCTTGCTCCCGGGCCAAAGAGACTAAAAGCTGGTAATGGCGCTTGGAGCCCGTAACTCGAAGCCAAGTGGGAACAAACTGATCTTTAGGGACCATCCATAGGTCGGCCTCTAGCCCCACCCAGGTCTGCACCCGGGCCCAGGCCGGCCCCCGCTCTAGGACTTGCTTTACCAAGGGGTGGGAACAAAAGGTATTGATCACTTCACCAGGATGCAGGGCGGCGCCTACCAAATCGATGTCCCCCACCATCTCTACCCCCCGGCGGATGCTACCGCCGGTGGCGATGGCCTGCGCCCCCGGCACCGCTCTTAGGCTCTCCACCAAGTCCTCGGCTGCCGCCAAGCCTATGCCCAGCAACACTTTTCCCCGGAAACCGCGCAAAAGTTCAATTCCGCGCAGGATATTAACCTCAGTTTTGTTGCCCAGGCCGGGAAGGCGGCGAATCTGCTTCTCCTTAGCAGCCCGCTCCAAAGCTTCCAGGTCCTTAATCTGCAAATGGTCGTAAATGGTCTTGATGGTTCTGGGCCCAACCCCAGGTATGGCCAGCATTTCCCGTAGGCTTTCAGGGATCTCCTGCCTCAGATTTTCCAAATAGGCTAGCTTTCCGGTTTCCAAAAGCTCACCTATCTTTTTGGCCAGGGCGCCGCCGATGCCGGGTACCTGGGTGAGCCGCCCCTCCCGGTAAAGGGTGGCTACGTCCTCCCGCAGATGCTCCAGGGCCACCGCCCCCTTGCGATAGGCCCGAACTTTAAAGGGGCTTTCCCCTTTGATTTCCAGAAGGTCGGCGATCTCCTCTAGGAACCAGGCGATCTGGACGTTATTCACCCACTGCCACCATCCCGGATCAGGCGAACCAACTCATCGTATTCCCGCTGCAGCTTGGTTAGTTCATCCAATAAGTTCAACGCAACCAGCATGGTCAGCCGCGAAGGCGGCAGGTTGGGATATTTTTCGGCCGCCTGGGTTAGGCGCTCATCCAACCTTTGAGCCAATGAGGTCAAATAGTCCTCGGGATCAGATCCCTTTAGCTGATAACGCCCTCCGAGGATGGTAACCGTCACCCGGGTCGGTTCAGGAGCCGGCTCTAGGTGTGAGTTTAGGCTTTCCTTTTCAGTTGCCGCCACTGGTTGCGCCCCCTTTTTAAGCTTTACCGCCTAGCTTATGGTTCGCTAATCTTGGGCCAAATCCTCCCTAAAGCCCATCAGCCTTACGGAGCTTGGCCCCTAGGCGCTCCTCCAGCTCCTTGATAACGGCTTCCTCGATCTGATCCACCTCGGCATCGGTGAAGGTACGCTCAGGGTGGCGGTAAACCATCCCTAAGGCCAAGCTCTTATGACCGG includes:
- a CDS encoding cell division protein ZapA — its product is MAATEKESLNSHLEPAPEPTRVTVTILGGRYQLKGSDPEDYLTSLAQRLDERLTQAAEKYPNLPPSRLTMLVALNLLDELTKLQREYDELVRLIRDGGSG
- the polX gene encoding DNA polymerase/3'-5' exonuclease PolX; its protein translation is MNNVQIAWFLEEIADLLEIKGESPFKVRAYRKGAVALEHLREDVATLYREGRLTQVPGIGGALAKKIGELLETGKLAYLENLRQEIPESLREMLAIPGVGPRTIKTIYDHLQIKDLEALERAAKEKQIRRLPGLGNKTEVNILRGIELLRGFRGKVLLGIGLAAAEDLVESLRAVPGAQAIATGGSIRRGVEMVGDIDLVGAALHPGEVINTFCSHPLVKQVLERGPAWARVQTWVGLEADLWMVPKDQFVPTWLRVTGSKRHYQLLVSLAREQGRGDLIRRGSEGFEEFLNLGSESAIYQALGLQYIPPELREAKGEIEAASRGDLPRLLEEGDICGDLHIHSHWSDGISSIQQLAEAARERGYQFIAITDHSRSLGVAGGLSIEKWYQQKEEIQRLNQELDGFRILHGIEVDILRDGQLDYPDEVLKDADVVVASIHSGFQQDQASMTKRLEQAMLNPHVDIIAHPTGRILGRRRAYEVDMERVLELAQKTNTALEINSSPDRLDLNSEYVRAAKELGIKIAINTDAHDAARLEDIRFGVITGRRGWLEKDQVINAWNLSDLEVWLDAHKRS